The genomic DNA CCGACAAAGAAACGGTTGGCCGGAATCTCCACCGCTTCCACCAGATGATCGTCAGGCGAGGTACCGGTGATACGCAGGCCGGCTTCCATCATCTTTTCGCGGTAGTTGTTATTAAACTCGTAGCGGTGGCGATGACGCTCGTGAATCAGTGGCTGGTCATAAGCACGGGCCATGTGGCTGCCTTCTGCGATTTTACAAGGATATGCCCCCAGACGCATGGTGCCGCCCATGACAACGCCGTGTTGGTCAGGCATCAGGTCGATGACCGGGTATTCGCCATCGGGTACAAACTCGGTGGAGTTCGCGCCCTTCATTCCCAATACATTACGCGCAAACTCAATAACAGCAATCTGCATGCCCAAGCAGATACCAAAATAGGGCACGTTATGGGTTCTGGCATATCTGGCCGCCGCGACCTTGCCCTCAATGCCGCGGTCGCCGAAGCCGCCGGGCACCAAAATGCCGTCGCAGCCACCAAGCAGTTCTGAAGCGGTATCGTCGGTAACATCCTCAGCCTCCACCCACGTCAGATGGACGCGGGCTGAGTTTTCAAATCCGGCATGCTGCAGTGCCTCAGCAACCGACAAATAAGCATCGTGCAACCGCACATATTTGCCGACAACAGCAATCGTTACGTCCTTGGTTCGGCTTTCAATGCGAGCCAGCATTTCGTTCCATTCGGCCATGTCCGGCTCGGCAGAGGTTAGTTGCAACTCGCGGCAGACAATCTTCGCAAGACCGTTTTTTTCAAGCATCATCGGTGCCTGATACAGCACCGGTAGCGTGATATTCTCAATCACGCAGTCTTCTTTGACGTTGCAGAACAGCGCGATTTTATGCAGCACCGAAGGGTCAATCGACTCGTCGCAGCGGCACACGATCACAGTGGGCGAAATACCCATCGCCTGCAGCTCCTTGACAGAATGCTGGGTCGGCTTACTTTTGTGCTCACCCGAACTTTTAATATAAGGCACTAGCGTCACATGAATGAACATGCAATTGTGCTGCCCCACTTCAAGCGAAACTTGGCGAATCGCCTCTAAAAACGGCTGGCTTTCGATATCCCCCACCGTGCCGCCTATCTCGGTGATGACCACGTCGGCGTCAGTCTTCTCTCTCACGGAATAGATGAAGTTCTTAATCTCGCCGGTGATGTGCGGAATAACCTGCACCGTCTCACCAAGATAGTCCCCGTTGCGCTCCTTGTTAAGCACGTTCCAGTAAACCTTGCCAGTGGTCAAGTTGGAGTATTTGTTTAGGTTTTCGTCAATAAAACGCTCATAGTGGCCCAGATCAAGGTCGGTTTCGGCACCGTCCTCGGTGACGAACACCTCGCCGTGCTGATATGGGCTCATTGTTCCGGGGTCGACATTGATATACGGGTCAAGCTTCTGTGCTGCCACCTTTAAACCCCGCATGCGCAACAGACGTCCTAGCGAGGCCGCCGTAATACCCTTTCCCAATCCGGAAACGACGCCGCCAGTCACAAACACATATTTACTCATAATCGACCTCTCCATCAAACACCACTGTCGCAGGGCCTGTCATTAAAACCGTCTCGCCGGTATAACAAATCGTCAAATCTCCGCCTCGCAGCTTCAAAGTGATATCGGTGTTCATCTTGCAGTGGCCGCACAGCACTGCCGCCACCGCTGTGGCGCAGGCACCCGTGCCGCAGGCCAGTGTCTCACCACTGCCACGTTCCCAGACGCGCATTTTCAGCGTATGATCATCAATCACCTCAACAAACTCGGTGTTTACCCGCTCGGGGAAAAGCGCATCGTTTTCATAGGCCGGTCCAATTTTTTCAAGATCTAGCGCATCAATGTTTTCGGTGAACAGTACACAGTGCGGATTGCCCATAGAAACGCAGCTAAAACGCCGCACCTGACCCGCCAGCATGTGTTCAACGTTTATAGCCCGCTCACCGGGCAGCTTCACCGGAATCTCTGCCGGAACTAAAATTGGCTTGCCCATATCAACCTGAACGGCGGTCACCTCGTCATTCTCCACCGTCAGCTTTAGTGTTTTAATACCACTCAAAGTTTCGAGCGTCATAACTGACTTTTGCGCCAAGCCGCGCTCATAAGCATATTTGCCAATGCATCGCGTCGCATTGCCACACATCTTCCCCTCACTGCCGTCGGCATTAAACATACGCATCCTCACATCAGCCTTCTCGCTGGGGCAGATCAGTACCACGCCATCTCCGCCAACGCCAAAATGACGGTCGGAAAGGCGAACGCTCAAAGCCTCGGGCTTGTCCACCTGTTGGTTAAAGCAATTGAAATAGATATAATCGTTACCACATCCGTGCATCTTGGTGAACTTTAGCTTTCTTTTCTGCATACCTGTCTCATCCTTTCTATATCATAAAAATAATTATAAACACCTACCGGTCAAAAAAACGAAAAACGCCGGTAGAGATTTTTGAGGTCACCAAAAAATCCCTCCCGACGCCATTGTCAAGAATTATAACGCGAAAATTATAGCACTTTTTTAATACGATTGCAATAAAAGGGCTAAGTAAAATATTTGCGAACCAAACCCGACTGCTTAAATCCTTTCTGGCCTGTGCGCCATTAAAGCTCATAGGTTTTGAGAATGTTTTCCGCTACCTCGCGCTTGGTCAGACGCAGATCCATTGCCTGTTTTTCAATATAACGGTGTGCCTGCGGCTCAGTCATTAAAAGGCACTGAATCAGCGCGCACTTGGCACGATCGACCAGCCGTATCTCCTCAATAGTGGTCTGGAGCTTACGGTTTTCCTTCTGCAACCCCATCATATGGCGGCGCGAGGCTCGCAGCAATTTTAATGACTGAAAAAAGAACGGGCGTGATACCGGTTTTGGAATAACGAAAACGCCATAATCCTCCACACGAGCCGCAACGTCGTCAGCCCTCTCGTTTTTGACCAGCATGAGCACGCCAGCCATCGACTGCCGGGAGGCCAGACAAGCCAATTCATGTCCATATTCGTCGGTCAGCGGCGCGTTGATGATGACCGTATCGTAGTCGAAATCTGCCAGTAGCCGCCTGGTTTCCGCTCCACTGGCGGCAATGGTTGCGGCAGACTGCTCCTGCGGGGACAGCAGCTCGATTATAAAGCGCTGACCACTTTCTGAAGAAGAAACAATCAAAACCCTTTCCATGCCGCTCACCTTCTTTCATCGCCTGCAATCAATTGGTGATTAATACCGCTCAAAATACATCTGCTGCTCACATTTGCTCTTATATTCCGCATTGTCCAGTGCCGCCTGCTCGCGGCGCTTGGCCGCCACAAACCCTTGTAGCGTCGCTGGCGGCAGTACGCTTTTGACAAACGCACTTTGCTCCGCCAAGTCCAGCGCTTCCCCAAGACTCGCGGGCAGTATTTCGTACTTCACAAGCTCCTCGGGCGCTGTCATACTCATATTGGGTACCGCGGCTTGCGGCAATACAAGCCCCTTTTCGATTCCGTCGAACCCTGCGTGCATCAGCAGCGCAAACGCAATATACGGATTGCAGGTCGGGTCAGGAGAGCGCAGCTCCATGCGGGAATGCTCACCACCCACCGCCGGAATACGTATGAGGTGAGAACGGTTTGAATGCGACCAGGCAACGTACTGCGGTGCTTCAAACGCGCCAAACCGCCTGTAAGAATTTGTTGTTGGGTTTAAGAACGCCGTGATCTCCCGAACGTGGAATAAAATCCCCGCAATAAAGCTCTCAGCTTCGGAACAATGCCCATGCTGACGCCCGCCAAAGATATTGCGCCCATCCTGCACCAGTGACATGTTGACATGTAGCCCGCTGCCTGCCATTCCATCCAACGGCTTTGGCATGAACGAAGCATACATGCCATTTTGCGCCGCCATCTCTTTTACCACCCCTTTAAAGGTGATGAGTTGGTCGGCAGCGGTCAGTGCGTCAGAATAGTGAAAATCAATCTCATTCTGGCCCGGACCCTGCTCGTGGTGGAAGCTTTCGGGGATGACACCCATCTTCTCAAGGGTCAGGCAGATGTCGCGACGAATATTTTCGCCACGGTCAGCTGGGGGGATATCCATATAACTGGCACGGTCTATCGGCTGCCGGGTCGGATTCGAACGCTCGTCCAGCTCAAACAGATAAAACTCATACTCCGGGCCGATCTGGCAGCTATACCCCAATGCATCGGCGCGTCCACAAGCTTTTTTAAGCAGCGCGCGATTATCGCCCTCAAATAAACTGCCGTCAGGATGACGCACCTCACAAATCAAGCTTACCGCGCCGCCGCGGCTTGGTCGCCACGGCATAGCTGCCAGCGTCGCGGGGTCTGGGAACAAAAACAGGTCAGATTTATCGGCGTTTAAAAATCCTTCTACCACCGAAGCGTCAAAAGATATCCCCCTCGCAAAGGCGCGAGGGAGTTCATTAGCTGCAATGGAAATACTTTTTTGAATGCCAAATAAATCGCAAAATGCCAGACGAATAAATTTGACGTCATTTTCTTTGATATACTCCAACACTTCATTTTCTGTATAATTCAACTAAGGCACCCCCTAATGTGTGGTATTGTAACACAAGTATCTTTTTTTGCGCAAGTAACTATATGCAGGATTATTAATTGTTAAATTCAAAAACATTGTTGACAAATCAAAAAATTGTCGCTATAATTACGCCATATCAGCAAAGACGCTGTGGGCCAAAAGCCCATGGTGTCTTTTTTTATTTTATGTATTGTGCGTAAAATCCATTGATAGGAGGAGCCGACGATGACAAACGTACCGGAAATTTTCGGCAGCATGGTTTTTAGTGACGGTGTCATGCAAAACAAACTGCCAAAGGCCTGCTATAAGGAGTTTCACAAACTCATCAAGGAAGGCAAACCCCTCACGCTAGACTTAGCAAACGTGATTGCAAACGCCATGATGGATTGGGCAGTAGAAAAGGGTGTAACCC from Oscillospiraceae bacterium MB24-C1 includes the following:
- a CDS encoding CTP synthase, giving the protein MSKYVFVTGGVVSGLGKGITAASLGRLLRMRGLKVAAQKLDPYINVDPGTMSPYQHGEVFVTEDGAETDLDLGHYERFIDENLNKYSNLTTGKVYWNVLNKERNGDYLGETVQVIPHITGEIKNFIYSVREKTDADVVITEIGGTVGDIESQPFLEAIRQVSLEVGQHNCMFIHVTLVPYIKSSGEHKSKPTQHSVKELQAMGISPTVIVCRCDESIDPSVLHKIALFCNVKEDCVIENITLPVLYQAPMMLEKNGLAKIVCRELQLTSAEPDMAEWNEMLARIESRTKDVTIAVVGKYVRLHDAYLSVAEALQHAGFENSARVHLTWVEAEDVTDDTASELLGGCDGILVPGGFGDRGIEGKVAAARYARTHNVPYFGICLGMQIAVIEFARNVLGMKGANSTEFVPDGEYPVIDLMPDQHGVVMGGTMRLGAYPCKIAEGSHMARAYDQPLIHERHRHRYEFNNNYREKMMEAGLRITGTSPDDHLVEAVEIPANRFFVGVQYHPEFKSRPNHAHPLFREFVTASLVAKKS
- the dapF gene encoding diaminopimelate epimerase codes for the protein MQKRKLKFTKMHGCGNDYIYFNCFNQQVDKPEALSVRLSDRHFGVGGDGVVLICPSEKADVRMRMFNADGSEGKMCGNATRCIGKYAYERGLAQKSVMTLETLSGIKTLKLTVENDEVTAVQVDMGKPILVPAEIPVKLPGERAINVEHMLAGQVRRFSCVSMGNPHCVLFTENIDALDLEKIGPAYENDALFPERVNTEFVEVIDDHTLKMRVWERGSGETLACGTGACATAVAAVLCGHCKMNTDITLKLRGGDLTICYTGETVLMTGPATVVFDGEVDYE
- a CDS encoding ANTAR domain-containing protein, which codes for MERVLIVSSSESGQRFIIELLSPQEQSAATIAASGAETRRLLADFDYDTVIINAPLTDEYGHELACLASRQSMAGVLMLVKNERADDVAARVEDYGVFVIPKPVSRPFFFQSLKLLRASRRHMMGLQKENRKLQTTIEEIRLVDRAKCALIQCLLMTEPQAHRYIEKQAMDLRLTKREVAENILKTYEL
- a CDS encoding glutamine synthetase family protein, with amino-acid sequence MNYTENEVLEYIKENDVKFIRLAFCDLFGIQKSISIAANELPRAFARGISFDASVVEGFLNADKSDLFLFPDPATLAAMPWRPSRGGAVSLICEVRHPDGSLFEGDNRALLKKACGRADALGYSCQIGPEYEFYLFELDERSNPTRQPIDRASYMDIPPADRGENIRRDICLTLEKMGVIPESFHHEQGPGQNEIDFHYSDALTAADQLITFKGVVKEMAAQNGMYASFMPKPLDGMAGSGLHVNMSLVQDGRNIFGGRQHGHCSEAESFIAGILFHVREITAFLNPTTNSYRRFGAFEAPQYVAWSHSNRSHLIRIPAVGGEHSRMELRSPDPTCNPYIAFALLMHAGFDGIEKGLVLPQAAVPNMSMTAPEELVKYEILPASLGEALDLAEQSAFVKSVLPPATLQGFVAAKRREQAALDNAEYKSKCEQQMYFERY